The DNA segment CATCACCTGGTTCAAGAGCCCTCAGGTATCTCTCCGGAGACTGGCAGCCCAGCTTTGCGGTATTTTCGTAACAGTCGAGAAGGATTCATTCGAGACGCGGCTTGAGGAGGTTCTCTCGCTGGTGCTCAAGCAGTTCAGACTGGATGAGGACCaggaaaacgggcctggaAAATTTGTGAAGACTAacaagaagaaaattatggagGACGTCAAGGATCCCGAGAGGCTCAAGGACCACCACCTGTTCCAAGTCCTGCAGTTGACCCTGAAGATCTCCGCTAATTGCTCAGCCTTTCTTAAGAGCGAGAAGTACATTGAGTCGGTGCATTCACTCGGGAAATACAGTCAGGAGAATCTGGGCCATCCTCACCTCTGGGTTAGGCTCGCAGCCACCCAGCAGATCGGCTTCATCCTGGCCACCCTTGATGACGAGAAACTCTCACGGCATCTGCAGATTAAAGAGGCTGATGATGCAGAGCCCCTCAAGGGGTACGTGTACTCGGCACCTGGTGAGACACTCAGGAGTTTGAGTTTGGATTTACTCGCACAACTGCAGCCGGGAATGGAGTTTGAGGAACTAGCTGATCAGGTGGTGAAGAACCTGGTGTTCATTGCGAGGGTCATCAGGACGTCGAGCTGGGGAGAGGGTGAGGAGAAAGACGATGGGGTCTCCCTACTGTGGCTCGTCAAGAGGGTTCGCAAGTGCGTGAATATTGAGGTGACGCAGAATCCGAAGTCTACGTGTGTGGTGAgagcaatttattatttatttgaattcttACTAAATATTCCGAGGTTTAACATTCCCAGATACTCaataggaaaattttagatatttttatattttataaaaaaaaaattttagttttaattattatttgtatctctctgctaCGGTTTTACACTTTATGCTCCGGAGTTTCTAGTTGTGCCGATCGTAGTGGCTTCGCTGCGGTCAATGGACCTTTCTATTTGATCCGATTAAAGTCATAAATTCATGTCTGATGATTCATGGGTGCAGGTTCAATAAATCTCGGCCAGAActacatttttaatgaatatttaatcgaCTTTCTACCACAAAGGGAACTATTAAATGGCCGAATATTTAGAAACAGAATTTTTTGCCGGGTATTAATCATTTCGTCATTAACAACCCATCGATCACCCGGTGTGCGAGACATCAACATAATGAAAGCACAAGCAGTGAAATTATATAGTCGAGAATTCCCTAATCAACAATCGAAGAAGTTAATTTACTAAATTAAACGAACAATAAAGTTGTGACGGAAAATCAATGACTTGGTGAATGTGACGTTGTGCTGATTATTTGAGCTTCTTcagagattgaaaaaatatgatacAATAAACATTATCGTACCACACGGGCCTGAGTCCGCGTGTTCATACataaagataaaaattcaaattttgtttaCGAATGTGGCCATTCGTAATCTGgagaaaaatacaaatgaaaaaaaatccattcatcTTGATATGCTTCACCACGtggtgaaaaatataaaaaaaaatatttcttataactttcaataaattaattaaaagaattattttctcctGACTTACAGAGATCAGCTGCCTTCAAATGGACAGCCGGAGTAGTAACAACAATCCCGATGGACCCATATTTAAAACCCATTCTCTTCCAATTGATGTCCCCACTGGTCCGCGAAATGTTAACAACCGAGGAATCAAATGCTCCATTGCGTCAATTATCGAAAGAAGTAGGTAGGATGATCAAAAAGAGAATGGACGATGATGAGTACGCAAAATTACTGGCGAGAGTTCAGCAGAAATTGGACATCAAGCGGGCGGAGAGGAAGAAGACCCTGACCCAACAGGTGAGTAACAACAATAGAAAACAATTACTGACCAAACTGATCGAGCGGTTCAGATCAATTTTGCCGATTGGTTATTTTCTCCCTAATTAATTCgcaccagaaaaaaatacgaCGATTTTCTCATCTTTGTTAAGACTAAAAACTGAATCGACCCCTTTTAAAACTGTTTTGAACGcttgctaaaaaaaatttccattttaacAATCATGACTGCTTTATTTCCAGTACGTTGTCGATCCAGAGTTGGCAGCAAAGAAGAAAATAGCCAAACAGCAGAAGAAAAAGGAGGCGAAAAAGCGAAAGAGAAGCGAAATACAGGGGAAGAGGAAGCGAGATAAGAGGCCGCGTAAGGAAGTCGACGTAGAGATTATGTAAGATTGATATTAGTGGTATAAAAATTACCTTGActatgtaaataaaaaaatatagaaaaactTTGTTGagcatttcaattaattccacgTCTAGTGGGCTTTTAATTTCGATAATAAGGAAAAatggtaattaaaaattggaaaaatgagGGTCTAGCCGAAATGTTTAAAAAGACCGAACGGAGCCACGTGGAGACGCCAGAGGTAGGTGGAAGGGATAGGTGAAACGAGACGAGTCTAAACGTGAAGAGCCGAAGCTTCTGAATTATTAGACACGCTTGAAGCGAATCGGCTAGTCTCATCTCAACAGCACAAGTGCATAACTCACCGAAATTTCAACGCCTTCGGAAATAAAAGAGACATCGCAGAAGTGAGCGATTATGTTCATCAGTATAATTTATCTGATTATTTTATGTCTCATTCTGACTGTTGTTAAACTTCGGCAAACCTTACTGGACCCTAAATCAGGTATTGAATGCTCAGTATCCATTCGAAATAATAGATCGAGAGATCTTGGGCACGTGCCAATGGTGGTTTAtcttattttaaaatatttctttctctGTTTCCTCCTCACGCTAGCCCAGTGCGCGATTAAATTCAGGCACGTGCGTAATTGAACACCCGAGTGCATTTCAATGCACTTCAAATGACACTTATGATTTTTAGTCTTGTGGTTAGCAATTCCCCCAGCATTTTATTGATCAAATGTTTCGGTAATTCAGATTACATTtcggattgaaaattttcggatttttattttttttaatttttaccacATGAcgacagaaaaataattaagtgTCTTTTCGTGTCACGCAAAAATTACGCATCAGTACGTAAAGAGTAAATTTTCAAAGGTAAAATTTCTGGAAGTCAagaggaaaatgaattttcctttccatttttttctgattttttttccgcgcAAAATTTACCGAGGCATTTGCCAATCCCTCTTGTAGTTCTACGAGATCcacgaggaaaaataatttcccggCGTCAACAATTCATCGCCTAATGTTCcgttgattcaattaaatttccgcTGAGATAATATGATATGATTGTTCTCCATTGAAGGAGAGAAAATTCCAGGTCCATTTCCATGGCCAGTCTTAGGTAATTTGCGACTGATGCGGAGGCTGTGCAAAAAATTTGGTGGCCAGCACAAAGCTTTTCTCGAGCTCTCCAAGGACTACGATAGCGATATAATTAATCTGCGCTTAGGGAGTTCAAATGTCATAGTCTTCTCTGAATTCGACGGTGTGACAAGAATTTTACACGACGAGACCTTCGACGCTAGACCctggaatgaattttcaaaaattcgtaATATGGGAATGCAGAAAGGTACGGTGATTCATTAGTTTAATTGAGTAATTTGCTCCTTGACGGTCAATAAATATGAAGTATTGCAGGGATTACGATGCACGAGGGGCCTGAATGGCGAGAAATGCGCGCTTGGCTGGTCAGGTCTCTCAGGGATTTGGGATTCGGGCGGGAAGAAATGTCTGATAAAATTAGGGACGAATTGGTCATTATTCTCGATAATCTGAAATCAAAGGGCGGGGGAATTGTCAGTATGAGGCCCATAATTTCACCGGCTGTTATCAACGTCATCTGGAGTGTGGCAACGGGGAAGAGAATTGAAAATGAGGAACGGTGAGTTAATTAGTCGAGCTGATAAACGCCTTCAACGGAAACAAGAGCAAACAGTCAATCAGAATTCATTGTCGggtgaatttttatcatatcTGCAGACTAGAGATATcgtcttttaaaaattcccttatCGATAAGGCTCTTTCAAAATACTACTTTCCCATTAATAATTTCCACTGAATAAACATAAGGACTCACATCCGAAATGAATATTCAGTCTTAATACTATGAGACCGCATTTAATAGATTTTCAGgaacaaaataaatgattcGGTGGAGAGAATAGAAATCCTATGCTGATAAAAAtctcaattaattataattaagcaCTCTAATCTCTAGTGACTAAGCAAAACAATTTCGTCAATTTGTTAAAATCCTTCGACAGTTTACAGTATTTTTTTGATCTCATGGAACGCCGTGCAAGAGCTTTCGACATAGCTGGAGGAATGTTATCAGTATTTCCCTGGATCAGACACATTGCACCGAAGGCGTCCGGTTATGACCTACTAATCACTCTCAATGAAGaactaaaatcatttttaatggtCGGTACTCCACACTAAATGGTCCCCTCTAGTCTTAAATAATTACTGAACAGTCAATTATGTCCTTATGACAGGAAACTATCAATGAGcacaagaaaaattacacACCAGGTAAAGAGGTGGATCTAATAGACATGTTTCTTGCGGAAATGTATAATGGAAAAGGCCCAGAGGCAGGCTTCACCGAGGATCAGCTATTAATGATATTAATCGACTTGTTCCTCGCTGGATCACAAACAACAACGGTCACTCTGGATTTCATGTTTTTCTACATGACACTCCATCAAGAAGCTCAGGAGAAGGTGCACAAGGAACTGGATTCCGTAATTAGTTGTGGGCGATTGCCGGAGCAGACGGATAGACCGTTGTAAGAGAAATATCATTatttccttttattttccctgcaattttttttttttagttcccGATCAATTAGTTGACCAAGGGACcattataattaattgcaGACTTCCATACACTGCTTCTGTCATGGCTGAGTCCCAGAGGCTGCGAATAGTCACACCGATAATTGGGCCTCGACGGGCGTTAAATGACACGATAATTGATGGCTACAAAATACCGAAAAATTCCTGTATTCTCATGAATCTTTACGCCATTCACACGAATCCCGACGATTTCGAGGACCCGGAGGCTTTCAAACCGGAGAGATTCATGAACGACGGTGTACATGTGCCCCACAAAAAGCTCATATTTTTCGGCGGAGGTTTGTCAactaattaatcaaattaccGAAGAACTCGCAGCTAaagattaaataataatacaaaTATGTGCTCCATATatctgtatatatttttttaaacagttAGAAGCAAAGTTAAGATGAATATATCCAGTAGATATTGCGTGACAGCTTCGGAAAAAATTCgccgtaatttttctctcgcgGAGGGAGGGAATTGAGTAATTCAATGagataattatgatttttaggTCACAGACGTTGTCCAGGCGAGACTGTCGCAAGATCCGCAGTCTTTCTGCTGTTCGTGggaatcatgaaaaattacaaattgctTCCTGTCCCGGGATCATATCTCGATGCAGAGCCACAATCGGGACTCACGTTGTCACCAAAACCGTATGAAGTCCAGCTTGTAGCACACTCGACCTGATTATTCCATTAACAATTGTGATATTTCAAGAGTAttagttaataaattattcagcgAGTCTTCCAGACATTTATCATTCTCTTATCTACTTCCGCATCTTAAATTTGGTATAATtcaatataattatatttttctcttcacgcGCCGCTGGTCTGGTGTTTACTTTTCACGCGGAATTAATTCAATGAGATACGGCCGTGGTGACACAGTGAATCCATCGATTCCGTCCAGTCTGGGGAGTCCCTGATCCTCTGGTGCTTTGATATCGAAATTATGGATtatggaggagaaaaaaatgaatagggAGGCTCGTGCCAATATTTCCCCCAAACACCGTCGCTTtcctgtcaaaaaaaaaaatttcaagcgtGCGAAAACCCTTCTggtgaataacaaaaaattattagtcGCCTCGACCGTTAAAAAACATATATATTCACCCAAACCAAACGGGTAAAATTCAGTCCTCCGCTTGAACAGTCCGTTCTCGTCCAAAAATCTGTCCGGGTTGAACCTGGACGGCTCTTCCCAGCACGTCTCATCGACATTAATGCTgtgataattgaataaaaccaCAGTATCCTAgaaagtgacagaaagagaagagaaaaatcaaaatgaaaagGGGGAATGTGGAATCAGGTGTTTGCACACAATTGCCTTTTGTTAATTACAAATATTACCTTTGGAATGTGATAGTCCTCGAGTGAAATGTTTTCCATTGTCTTGTGGGGTACGCCGAGTGGCGTGAGAACTAGCACTCTGTGCGCCTGTCACAATAAACCAAACGTTTCACTGTtacttattttaaaaaatcgtaacaAAAAATTTGCAGTCCAATTTTCGTATTAGTGATAATGATTACGTacattaaaatgaatttaaagaaGCATCATCACCTCGGCTAAGAAGGCCTCGATTCGGGGCAACTGCACCGCGTGCTCGGGCCCCGGCTGCTCCTCAGGGCCCAGAATATCCTGGAGATCCTTCTGCAAGGCCTTTATCCACTCCGGGTGATGGAGAGCAAGTGCAAAAATCGCGGTGAGAGAGTCCGTCGTTGTCTTAGCTCCTGCCATAAATAAGTCCAAGCAGAGCACAATCAGCTCTTCCCCTAGTGGAGgcagacaaaaattttcaaattaatttgcaaCGCTCACTGAGAGCTGATTGATTCGTTACGTGATAATATTTCACGAGAAGACTAGTCGTAAATTacggatgaataaataatacagaatacaaaatatgaaaaatttgtaaGCCTCGGTGCTGTTGCGCGATTACTTTgcgtcaataaaataaaaaaaaatccgtagtCATTTTGGAAAGTCGAGACTAATCACAGAAACCCTCGCTAATGCCGCTCATTGCAACGAAAGTAAAAtcatgataattattgaagcAACAAAATTTTCGTTGTGAAATGTTCAttagagaaagttgatacatcgtaaactaaaaaaaaatcgtacgaTCGTAAGAGGTTCCGGATTCCAGTAAAAACGCTTCGATGAAGTCTTTCGGCGGTTGATCGCGTCTCATCGTCTTCAGATGATCATCAATCTCATCGCCAATGAATCCCCACAATTTATTATGTGTTGCCATTAAATGATTGTAGCCCGATGAATCCGGAATGACAAATCGTAGGAAAGGCAGATGAGACAGAATACCGCCTAGAGTGTCGCTGGACCTGTTGATAACTCCATCATTAGCATTTCACATTAAAACCTGACACGCGACAGAATCATCGAATCGCTACCTGAAGGCGTCATGCACGACGGATAATATGAATTTGAGACGGGGATCGTTGTAGGGGAACCGGTACCCGGCAATCATCATCCAGAGGGTGTTGAGAACCGTCACGTCGAAGACGTCCTGAAGACCGAGGGGTTTCTGCAGCCTCTGGACTTCAGTCTGGAGGTGCGTCACGAGGGCCTGGGCCTCGATCTTGAGATAGTTGTCCATTGTCTTCTGGCCGAAGCCGAAGGATCGAAGGTGCTTCATCGTGGACTTCCTGGTTTGTGCCCAGGCTGGGCCGTCGATGAACAAGACCCCCTTGCGCTTTCCAAAGGCCCTCACGCGGAAGAAGAAACCGTCCGGTCGACCATTGAAATCATCCCTCGCCGCCGCTTTCTTCACTAATTCATTTCCGGAGATGACaacgaatttttctcttcccaGTTTAATACCCAGGACGGGACCGTACTGTCTTGACAGCTCCTCTAACACAGTGTGAACGtagtagtatttttttttcaatctgtgAAATGCAGGGAACGCACCTATCAGGGGGTACCACGTGGGCCCTGCGAACAATAAATGATAGTCAGTCCATGAGAATTACATATTGTTTATattgtttttgaaaataaattatttacttgAGAGAGGACTTTTTGGGAGAGTGAATTTATTTACTCAAATTTAgcaaaaaaattcggaaagaATCCTCAgcagaaataaattatctctCAATGTTTAAAATTCGTACAATGTTGAGATTGTGAAAGTCGGATGTTAATGTttgtctatttatttttatttacctgGTGGAAATTTCCGCGGTTTTACGCAATCGTGTGAACACAAGATCCAGACCACGACTAACAGAATAAAGCCGAGTAACAACATTGTTCGTAAACAAAATTGGGCGTGTTTAGCgacttaaaatattttttatcactcaaCCGAGGTTTTTCTGTTCCGTGAATTTATATATGAACCTTCCTGGGGTCTTCTCGTATTATCTGGATCTGCGGAATTTGGAATGGTAATTTGGGATTGTCAATGGAGAAGCGACCTAGTCGAATAAAGAAACTGGGCAACGATGATCCTTTCGATAGGGTGACAGACCTGACCTAAGACGACCTGACTGCCAAATATACCCTCACTTCCTTATTCATGATTGTACTCACGTCAATAGAATAGATAACAAGGTTTATTCATAGGTTTTTTCACCCGGGCCCGAGTCTATTATGACGAGTAGTTAACAGCCACCGGATGTAATTAACGTCTTGGTACCGTCAAGAAAGTGATTAAGACGCGTTGTACACACCTACGAATGACATAGAAGTCTATCCTTTACTCGGTGGTCACATTTGATGTGAAACTGGAGAAAAATTGACGAACTGGAAAGTGCTGATGATGTTTATTATTCAAGTTTATTTCCGTATCTGCTGGCTCACCTCGTTCGTTCTTTTTATTCGCAAAATACGTGAGATATTTCCTGCACACgacgagaattttttattcaccgtGCGGGACAATTATCTTGTCTCCATTTAGAACGATATTATTTTGACATTTTACTTTTACTTTTATCGACTACGTGACGGCTTTTTAAACCCCAAAAATAGCCCCcggtaatgaaaaaatttatggattCGGGGAGAAAA comes from the Diachasmimorpha longicaudata isolate KC_UGA_2023 chromosome 11, iyDiaLong2, whole genome shotgun sequence genome and includes:
- the LOC135167587 gene encoding probable cytochrome P450 305a1, giving the protein MFISIIYLIILCLILTVVKLRQTLLDPKSGEKIPGPFPWPVLGNLRLMRRLCKKFGGQHKAFLELSKDYDSDIINLRLGSSNVIVFSEFDGVTRILHDETFDARPWNEFSKIRNMGMQKGITMHEGPEWREMRAWLVRSLRDLGFGREEMSDKIRDELVIILDNLKSKGGGIVSMRPIISPAVINVIWSVATGKRIENEERLQYFFDLMERRARAFDIAGGMLSVFPWIRHIAPKASGYDLLITLNEELKSFLMETINEHKKNYTPGKEVDLIDMFLAEMYNGKGPEAGFTEDQLLMILIDLFLAGSQTTTVTLDFMFFYMTLHQEAQEKVHKELDSVISCGRLPEQTDRPLLPYTASVMAESQRLRIVTPIIGPRRALNDTIIDGYKIPKNSCILMNLYAIHTNPDDFEDPEAFKPERFMNDGVHVPHKKLIFFGGGHRRCPGETVARSAVFLLFVGIMKNYKLLPVPGSYLDAEPQSGLTLSPKPYEVQLVAHST
- the LOC135167588 gene encoding methyl farnesoate epoxidase-like isoform X1, which produces MLLLGFILLVVVWILCSHDCVKPRKFPPGPTWYPLIGAFPAFHRLKKKYYYVHTVLEELSRQYGPVLGIKLGREKFVVISGNELVKKAAARDDFNGRPDGFFFRVRAFGKRKGVLFIDGPAWAQTRKSTMKHLRSFGFGQKTMDNYLKIEAQALVTHLQTEVQRLQKPLGLQDVFDVTVLNTLWMMIAGYRFPYNDPRLKFILSVVHDAFRSSDTLGGILSHLPFLRFVIPDSSGYNHLMATHNKLWGFIGDEIDDHLKTMRRDQPPKDFIEAFLLESGTSYDREELIVLCLDLFMAGAKTTTDSLTAIFALALHHPEWIKALQKDLQDILGPEEQPGPEHAVQLPRIEAFLAEAHRVLVLTPLGVPHKTMENISLEDYHIPKDTVVLFNYHSINVDETCWEEPSRFNPDRFLDENGLFKRRTEFYPFGLGKRRCLGEILARASLFIFFSSIIHNFDIKAPEDQGLPRLDGIDGFTVSPRPYLIELIPREK
- the LOC135167588 gene encoding methyl farnesoate epoxidase-like isoform X2, with product MSFVGPTWYPLIGAFPAFHRLKKKYYYVHTVLEELSRQYGPVLGIKLGREKFVVISGNELVKKAAARDDFNGRPDGFFFRVRAFGKRKGVLFIDGPAWAQTRKSTMKHLRSFGFGQKTMDNYLKIEAQALVTHLQTEVQRLQKPLGLQDVFDVTVLNTLWMMIAGYRFPYNDPRLKFILSVVHDAFRSSDTLGGILSHLPFLRFVIPDSSGYNHLMATHNKLWGFIGDEIDDHLKTMRRDQPPKDFIEAFLLESGTSYDREELIVLCLDLFMAGAKTTTDSLTAIFALALHHPEWIKALQKDLQDILGPEEQPGPEHAVQLPRIEAFLAEAHRVLVLTPLGVPHKTMENISLEDYHIPKDTVVLFNYHSINVDETCWEEPSRFNPDRFLDENGLFKRRTEFYPFGLGKRRCLGEILARASLFIFFSSIIHNFDIKAPEDQGLPRLDGIDGFTVSPRPYLIELIPREK